GAAAAAGCGATTTTTGAAATTATTTATCAATAAAATAGTTCAAAATAAAATAGTCCTCAAAAAATGAGGACTATTGATATGAAAATAATAATTTATTTCTTAGTGAGCAGGAACGAAACGATCTTTTGCTTCTTGTAATAATTGTTCAGCTTGCGCTTTATCACCATATCCTTCTACGATACAAGTTTTATTTTCTAAATCTTTGTAAGTTTTGAAGAAATGCTCAACCGCTTTTAATGTATGAGGGTTCATATCATCTAAACTTTCTAATTGGTTCCAAGTTGGATCAGCAACTGGTACACAAATTAATTTTTCGTCAGGACCTTTATCGTCAGACATGTTTAAAACACCAATTGTTTTAACTTCGATAACACAACCTGGTACAGTTGGCTCAGTTAAGAAAACTAATACATCAATTGGGTCACCATCCAATGCTAAAGTATTTTCAACAAATCCGTAGTCTGCTGGGTAAAACATTGGTGAATACAAAACGCGATCAAAACGAATTCTTCCTGTTTCGTGATCCATTTCGTATTTATTACGAGATCCTCTTGGGATTTCTATAATTGCATCAAAAGTCATTGTAATATTCTTTTTTTATTATTTATTCTCTAAAAACTCCAATCTAAACCGATTGTGACGCCAAATTTACGAACATCTGGCAAAATATTATAATTTCCACGCCAATTAAAATCAACTCGAATAGGTCTAATGTTTCCAAAACCAATGTTTTCGATTCCAAACCCGTATTCATAGTAGATTTGTTGATTAGGTGCAAAGTATTCTATTGTCGAATGATTGATTGCTTTACTTTTTTCGGAAATATCTCCGTATGCTGCACGTAAGAAGCCAACTTCTCTTAATTTTAATTTTTTGATTAAGGGAACTTTGTTCAAAATCCAACCATTAAAGTGGTGCTCCCAGTTCATTGTCGCATATTGATCAGTTACAAATTCATAATAATCTAACTGAGAAAACGTTCCATACACTTGTCCATAACTTTCATTACCGGGAATTGCACTCATTAATGAGAGTGGAACACCTTGAAATGTTTTTCCTGCTTCTACTGTTACCAACGATTTACCAAATGATCCAATCAAAATAGGTTGTGTATATAAGAATTGTAATTTATCGTATTCAAAATCTGAATTGATGACACCTTTTAAACCTTTTGTGTAACGTAACATCAACGTTGGTGCAAGTGTAGTCATTTCGTAACGATCAATTCCATATTGCGAATATTTAGCACCTGGACGAGCAATAATCGAAACACTCACACTTGAGTTTGTCAAGGTTTCTTTTAGTTGACCATTCTTTTCGTAAGCTATCGAAAATTGTTGCGCATCCGCAGGCTTTATCAGTTGATAATTTCCATCAACACGAAATGTAACGTTTTTCCATGGCTCTATCGAAGTATAGATGTTTGTCAAATTATTATTACTCAAAAAAGTATTGTCTCCTTGATTAATAATAGATGAAGAAGCAAAACTACGCGTCATAATTCCATCAGATGAGGTTAAAGAAGCAGCCAACTGTTCTACATCTCGCTTTGTTCCAATTCCGACTTGAAAACGATTGTATTTGTTAAACATATAACGGAAATCGGCTCCGTATTTGAATTTATTATCTCCAAAACCATAGGCCATAAATCCTTGTGCACGCCACATATCATTTTGCGAAAAATAAGTACGAGCACCAGCTCTTAATCGAAAACCTTCGATTTGGTTGTATCCAAAAGAAGAATATAAATTTCCGATATCAATCGCATTTCCGACATTGTAATAACCAGATCCAAAAATTTCTATCGCTTTTACAATATTATTAAATTTTGGAACTTTATTTAATTGTTCTAATGTTTCGTAAATTCCTTCTTGATCTTTTGTTAAAGTCTCAGGACGACTTTCTGCCCAAAATTGATTATCTTTTTCGTTTAAAGAAGCTTTTGCAGGATCTAATCTTTCGTAATAATATGCTTCGGGATGCGTTGTATTGAAATCGTAGTTGTAATAATTAACCGTTTTATGCGCAAAAATTCCTTTTGCACTTTCCTTTTTACTCAACAAAGACATGTCTAACATCGCATATTCTTTCTTTGGATAGAAAATAGAGTCGTTTGGAATGTCGTATTGCAGATTCATGAAAATATTGCGTACAAAATTTACATTGATTTCTTTCGTCGTTTCCATCACAACTTCTTTTACTGCGTAAGCATCTTTCGAAATAAATAATTCACCTTTGAACGTTAGTTCACCTTCTCGACGTGGATAATATTTGATTCGATAAGATTCTACACCGTCAACGTCTACAGTATCTTTCAGTTCATAATCGTACACAGCAAAACCATCAGTGGCAATGGGACTCACAAATTTGATATCTAAAATATTAACTCGATTATCGTAAATATCTACATCACGGAAAAGATTTTTTACTGTTGATGCTACAATTTCATTGTTCTCGAATCCAGATGTTTTATTGGCAATTAATTCGCGACGCTCTTTTGTAGAAGGTTGATTGATACCAGCTATTTTATAAATTGATTCATTCAGAAAAGCGGGTAAATATGTTTTTCCATTAATAGAAGATGTATCAATTTTTTCAAATACAAATTCCATTCCTTTGAAAATCTTACGCTTCATAAAACTTGAGTCGATATTGCTGATATCAAATTGCAACTTCTCATATTCATCATATTGATAATGTGGCGTTAGCTTTAAACCGTTTTTCTTTTTACGTTTCCAAACCTCTCTTAAAATAGCGTAGGCAGGGTTTTCTTTCTTTTTAAGACGCTTTTTCTTTGCCGAAACAACAGCTTCTTGTAAATCAACTGATTGATTATTATCAATTTCTTGTCCTTCTTCTTCCGCTAAAAATAATTGCGCAATGAAATTATAATCGATTTTATTTTCGATGATATAATCCGAAATTTCATAACCACTTTTCGAAATGACTATTTTTTCTGCATTAGAAGTAGATTCGATATAAAATGTACCATCAGAATTTGATGTTGCACTAACCTTTAGTTCAGGTAATCGAATATCTGCATAAGGAATTGGCTTCAAGGTTTCAGCATCTATTACTTTTCCTTGAATTTTTACTTGTGCCTGTAGAGAGGCTAGAACAACTATAAAAAAAGCTGTTATATAACTTTTCATTTATGAGATTTGGTTAAAAAAAATAAAGCCTAGCAAAATGTATGCTAGACTTTACAAATATAGTTGATAATCTTAATATTATTTATACATAACTGATTTTACAGCTTCAATAACATCTTTTGCATTTGGAATCCAAGATTCGTACAAGTTAGGAGCGTAAGGTGCTGAGGTATCTTTAGTTGTAATACGTTTGATCGGCGCATCTAAATAATCGAATGCTTTTTGTTGAACCATATAGGTAATTTCTGAAGCAACTGAAGCGAAAGGCCATGCTTCTTCTAAAACAACCAAACGATTTGTTTTCTTCACCGATTTGAAAATCGTATCATAATCTAATGGACGAACTGTACGCAAGTCAATAACTTCTACACTAATTCCTTCTTTTGCTAATTCATCAGCAGCAATATAAGCTTGCTTAATAATTTTACCGAAAGAAACCAATGTTACGTCTGTTCCTTCTCGTTTGATTTCTGCTTTACCAATTTCGATTGTGTACTCTTCATCTGGCATTTCCATTTTATCTCCATACATCTGTTCAGATTCCATAAAAATAACTGGATCGTTGTCACGAATTGCAGATTTTAATAACCCTTTTGCATCATAAGGATTAGAAGGGACAACCACTTTAAGACCTGGTACATTGGCATACCAATTTTCAAAAGCTTGTGAATGCGTTGCACCTAATTGTCCTGCAGAAGCAGTAGGTCCTCTAAATACAATTGGACAGTTAAATTGCCCTCCTGACATTTGATAAATTTTAGCGGCGTTATTGATAATTTGGTCAATACATACTAATGAAAAGTTGAACGTCATGTATTCTACGATTGGACGGCATCCTGTCATTGTAGAACCAATTGCAATTCCAGAAAAACCAGCTTCTGCGATTGGTGCATCTATTACACGTTCTGGACCAAATTCGTCTAACATTCCTTTCGAAGCTTTGTAGGCGCCGTTATACTCTGCTACTTCTTCTCCAATTAAAAATACAGATTCATCGCGACGCATTTCTTCACTCATTGCCTCTGCGATTACTTCTCTAAATGTTTTTATAGCCATTTTATGCGATTTCGTTCTTTTATTATATTTTTTCCTAAAGCAAATGTAATAAAAAACTTGTGAATTATTTAAAACGAATTTATTCAATAAAAAATCCCAATAAATCGAGTGACAATTTGGGACAGAAAATAATTGAAAAAGTATTCAATTATTGATTTGATTTTAATGATTTAACAATCACGTATTCATATTTCAAGCACTTTTCTTTACATTTGCACAAAATGGTGCTCAACGAGTGAGTTAAAAGGGAATTTGGTTCAATTCCAAAACTGTCCCCGCAAATGTAAATTCTCCCTATCTTTTTACTACAAATCCACTGAGAAATCGGGAAGGATATAAAAAATGAGAACAAGTCAGGAAACCTGCCATTGATAACGAATGAATAGAAAATGTTTTCGGAGGAAAAACAGCTTTTTAATATGAAAAAATTTTTTCTTTGTTTTAATTTGATT
This portion of the Empedobacter stercoris genome encodes:
- a CDS encoding pyruvate dehydrogenase complex E1 component subunit beta, giving the protein MAIKTFREVIAEAMSEEMRRDESVFLIGEEVAEYNGAYKASKGMLDEFGPERVIDAPIAEAGFSGIAIGSTMTGCRPIVEYMTFNFSLVCIDQIINNAAKIYQMSGGQFNCPIVFRGPTASAGQLGATHSQAFENWYANVPGLKVVVPSNPYDAKGLLKSAIRDNDPVIFMESEQMYGDKMEMPDEEYTIEIGKAEIKREGTDVTLVSFGKIIKQAYIAADELAKEGISVEVIDLRTVRPLDYDTIFKSVKKTNRLVVLEEAWPFASVASEITYMVQQKAFDYLDAPIKRITTKDTSAPYAPNLYESWIPNAKDVIEAVKSVMYK
- a CDS encoding DUF5686 and carboxypeptidase regulatory-like domain-containing protein, which gives rise to MKSYITAFFIVVLASLQAQVKIQGKVIDAETLKPIPYADIRLPELKVSATSNSDGTFYIESTSNAEKIVISKSGYEISDYIIENKIDYNFIAQLFLAEEEGQEIDNNQSVDLQEAVVSAKKKRLKKKENPAYAILREVWKRKKKNGLKLTPHYQYDEYEKLQFDISNIDSSFMKRKIFKGMEFVFEKIDTSSINGKTYLPAFLNESIYKIAGINQPSTKERRELIANKTSGFENNEIVASTVKNLFRDVDIYDNRVNILDIKFVSPIATDGFAVYDYELKDTVDVDGVESYRIKYYPRREGELTFKGELFISKDAYAVKEVVMETTKEINVNFVRNIFMNLQYDIPNDSIFYPKKEYAMLDMSLLSKKESAKGIFAHKTVNYYNYDFNTTHPEAYYYERLDPAKASLNEKDNQFWAESRPETLTKDQEGIYETLEQLNKVPKFNNIVKAIEIFGSGYYNVGNAIDIGNLYSSFGYNQIEGFRLRAGARTYFSQNDMWRAQGFMAYGFGDNKFKYGADFRYMFNKYNRFQVGIGTKRDVEQLAASLTSSDGIMTRSFASSSIINQGDNTFLSNNNLTNIYTSIEPWKNVTFRVDGNYQLIKPADAQQFSIAYEKNGQLKETLTNSSVSVSIIARPGAKYSQYGIDRYEMTTLAPTLMLRYTKGLKGVINSDFEYDKLQFLYTQPILIGSFGKSLVTVEAGKTFQGVPLSLMSAIPGNESYGQVYGTFSQLDYYEFVTDQYATMNWEHHFNGWILNKVPLIKKLKLREVGFLRAAYGDISEKSKAINHSTIEYFAPNQQIYYEYGFGIENIGFGNIRPIRVDFNWRGNYNILPDVRKFGVTIGLDWSF
- a CDS encoding inorganic diphosphatase gives rise to the protein MTFDAIIEIPRGSRNKYEMDHETGRIRFDRVLYSPMFYPADYGFVENTLALDGDPIDVLVFLTEPTVPGCVIEVKTIGVLNMSDDKGPDEKLICVPVADPTWNQLESLDDMNPHTLKAVEHFFKTYKDLENKTCIVEGYGDKAQAEQLLQEAKDRFVPAH